Proteins from one Bombus affinis isolate iyBomAffi1 chromosome 1, iyBomAffi1.2, whole genome shotgun sequence genomic window:
- the LOC126915547 gene encoding serine/threonine-protein kinase TBK1 isoform X2: MKFIADDGSTIYKLTDFGAARELQEDQQFVSLYGTEEYLHPDIYERAVLRKPVGKTFGATVDLWSIGVTLYHVATGNLPFRPFGGRRNKETMFYIITKKASGVISGVQTSESGPIEWSRELPQNCQLSIGLKKIVTPLLAGLLEVDPQKMWSFERFFSEVTDTLCRKRIHIFNMHKGSLIKVFLHLEEKLTALQVHIQDQTDIAPHAQIILFGDTFLTNIVEECTPGKGYPNTSESKPLMLFSKENNNVDLPVDSELPKFPVFANLVSVENDASQAKVACSVGYVCKRRIDKLVLCSKLSQDAIEAFSGLVSTELTRLLEKCQHSKDFTKAIEDTVIAIERSENLAWQISRKLGSQNTLEMKNWKKELDLKSKELLTELAPAVVQLHQRYMKEGSLRGEWDNIIRGLWCPWANKASQKASTLVDRLRDGWQHLLRDRATRGLTYNDEQFHVLERIKVTSTGQRIKNLLETFCVPSMISRSECVADWYKMAQTVFLQIQILDKDVDNYEHILETYSYRLSHESKERYENFLHLIDTFPEKLRTIEKTNLPAQESTKKWKNMCVMQERIAMILYKNDLLIDQLDRISKLDSLDDTDDSEYTSL, translated from the exons ATGAAATTCATTGCTGATGATGGTAGTACGATTTATAAACTTACTGATTTTGGTGCTGCCAGAGAATTGCAAGAAGATCAGCAATTTGTATCTTTGTATGGTACGGAGGAATATTTACATCCAGATATATACGAACGTGCAGTCTTACGTAAACCTGTTGGCAAAACCTTTGGAGCAACTGTAGACTTATGGTCCATAGGTGTGACATTGTATCATGTAGCTACAGGAAATTTACCATTTAGACCGTTTGGTGGTCGTAGGAATAAAGAaacaatgttttatattattacaaaaaaagCATCTGGTGTTATATCTGGTGTACAAACTTCTGAAAGTGGACCTATCGAATGGAGTAGAGAATTACCACAAAACTGTCAGCTGAGTATTGgtttaaaaaaaattgtaactCCATTATTAGCTGGTTTACTAGAGGTTGATCCCCAAAAAATGTGGAGTTTTGAACGATTCTTTTCAGAAGTAACTGATACTCTTTGCAGAAAACGTATACACATATTTAACATGCATAAAGGAAGTCTCATAAAAGTCTTCCTGCATCTTGAAGAAAAGTTGACAGCGCTTCAAGTACATATACAAGATCAAACTGATATTGCACCTCATGCTCAGATAATTCTTTTTGGAGATacatttttaacaaatattGTTGAAGAATGTACTCCTGGAAAAGGTTATCCAAATACATCTGAGAGCAAACCATTAATGTTATTTTCTAAAGAAAACAATAATGTTGATTTACCTGTGGATTCAGAATTACCTAAATTCCCAGTATTTGCAAATTTAGTGTCTGTTGAAAATGATGCTAGTCAAGCAAAAGTAGCTTGTTCTGTAGGCTATGTTTGCAAAAGAAGAATCGACAAACTAGTATTGTGTAGTAAACTGTCACAGGATGCGATCGAAGCTTTCAGTGGACTTGTCTCAACAGAACTCACAAgattattagaaaaatgtcaaCATTCCAAAGATTTTACAAAAGCTATAGAAGATACAGTTATAGCAATAGAAAGAAGTGAAAATCTCGCTTGGCAAATTTCTAGAAAGCTTGGAAGTCAAAACACTTTAGAAATGAAGAATTGGAAAAAAGAATTGGATTTGAAAAGTAAAGAGCTTTTGACTGAATTAGCACCTGCAGTAGTCCAGCTTCATCAGAG GTACATGAAGGAAGGTAGTCTGCGTGGAGAATGGGACAATATTATTCGTGGATTGTGGTGTCCATGGGCCAACAAAGCAAGCCAAAAGGCATCAACTTTAGTTGACCGTTTACGAGATGGTTGGCAACATTTATTAAGAGACAGAGCTACTCGTGGTCTCACATACAATGATGAACAGTTTCATGTTCTAGAACGAATAAAG GTTACATCAACGGGACAAAGAATAAAGAATCTTCTTGAAACATTTTGTGTACCATCTATGATAAGCCGATCTGAATGTGTTGCTGATTGGTATAAAATGGCACAAACGGTTTTCCTACAAATTCAAATCTTAGACAAAGATGTAGATAATTATGAACATATATTAGAAACGTATTCTTATCGCTTGTCCCATGAAAGCAAGGAACGTTATGAGAATTTCTTACATTTAATAGACACATTTCCGGAGAAATTAAGAACTATTGAAAAAACTAATTTACCCGCTCAAGAAAGTACAAAAAAATGGAAGAACATGTGTGTCATGCAGGAACGAATTGCAATGATTCTATATAAAAATGATTTACTTATAGATCAACTTGATCGTATATCAAAACTTGATAGTCTAGATGATACAGATGATTCAGAGTATACATCACTCTag
- the LOC126915561 gene encoding protein VAC14 homolog: MMSERDYAPLSAACVRSLNDKLYEKRKAAALEIEKMVKEFAAHNNTIQIKRLLKVLGQDLATSQNPHTRKGGLIGLAAIAVGLGKDTGQYIEDLIHPILACFCDSDLRVRYYACESLYNVVKVARGDVLPQFTDIFAALSKLACDSEQSVKNATELLDRLMKDIVTESGLFDLVGFMPLLRERIYTKNPFGRQFVIAWVSVLDAVPNMDFIIFLPEILDGLFRILEDPMPEIKKVTDTVLGEFLRSIKANPGRVDFPGMINILITHAQSTDELLQLTAITWIKEFVQLSGPLMLPYMSGILVAVLPCLAYDGDTRKSIKETATQVNMNLMKLITMENKELVHNASETGAQTQKDSSQTYSLAESLDLSSVVEVLTKHLMYISVQTKVAVLRWIHHLFINIPHKMFDHIENLFPILMKSLSDNSDEVVQQTLVVMAEIISSKSPEAAIPDSNAEMQNKYFTKFIVNLLRVFSTDRHLLEERGAFIIRELCVLLSAEDIYKTLAKILLEEPNLNFACTMIQTLNVILLTSSELFDLRNKLKDLDSVESCELFKCLYVSWCHNPVATVALCLLSQHYEHACNIIRSFENIEVTVEFLTEIDKLVQLIESPIFTYLRLQLLEREENDALVYALYGLLMILPQSEAYATLQRRLAAIPPTTKSIPKTVSRPKPFKDTFNFSELLKHFHTTQEQHKEQKRKQRLTNLTERNTSHADI; encoded by the exons ATGATGTCCGAAAGAGATTATGCACCACTTAGTGCTGCTTGTGTACGTTCTCTTAATGATAAACTTTATGAAAAACGAAAAGCAGCTGCTTTAGAAATAGAAAA AATGGTAAAAGAATTTGCTGCACACAATAATACCATTCAAATAAAACGATTATTAAAAGTATTAGGCCAAGATCTTGCTACATCACAAAATCCGCATACACGAAAAGGTGGTTTAATAGGTCTTGCAGCAATAGCAGTAGGATTGGGAAAAGACACTGGTCAATATATAGAAGATTTAATTCACCCTATCCTAGCTTGTTTCTGTGATTCTGATTTACGTGTAAGATATTATGCTTGTGAAAGCTTATACAATGTTGTGAAAGTAGCAAGAGGTGATGTATTGCCACAATTTACAGATATTTTTGCAGCACTTAGTAAATTAGCTTGTGACTCAGAACAAAGTGTAAAAAATGCTACCGAGTTACTTGATAGACTAATGAAG GATATTGTAACTGAGAGTGGTCTATTTGATCTAGTTGGATTTATGCCTTTATTACGAGAACGCATTTATACTAAAAATCCATTTGGTAGGCAGTTTGTAATAGCTTGGGTGTCTGTCTTAGATGCTGTTCCCAACATggattttatcatatttttgcCTGAAATTCTTGATGGTTTATTTAGAATATTAGAGGATCCAATGCCAGAAATTAAGAAAGTTACAGACACAGTTCTGGGTGAATTTTTAAGAAGTATAAAGGCTAATCCTGGAAGGGTAGATTTTCCAGGAATGATAAATATCTTAATTACACATGCCCAAAGTACAGATGAATTATTACAATTAACAGCAATTACATGGATTAAGGAATTTGTGCAATTATCAGGTCCACTTATGCTTCCTTATATGTCTGGTATTCTTGTAGCAGTATTACCATGTTTAGCATATGATGGAGATACTAGAAAAAGTATTAAAGAAACTGCAACACAAGTGAATATGAACTTGATGAAATTAATAACTATGGAAAATAAAGAACTTGTACATAATGCTAGTGAAACTGGTGCTCAAACTCAAAAAG ATTCTAGTCAAACGTATTCCCTAGCTGAAAGTTTAGATTTATCTAGTGTTGTTGAAGTGTTAACAAAACACTTAATGTATATATCAGTCCAAACAAAAGTTGCTGTTTTAAGATGGATTCATCATTTGTTCATAAACATTCCAcataaaatgtttgatcatatCGAAAATTTGTTCCCAATTTTAATGAAGTCTTTAAGTGATAATTCAGATGAAGTGGTGCAACAAACATTAGTTGTAATGGCTGAAATAATTAGCTCAAAATCACCTGAAGCAGCAATTCCAGATTCAAATGCAGAAATgcaaaacaaatattttacaaaatttattgtaaatttattaAGGGTATTTTCAACAGACAGACATTTATTAGAAGAAAGAGGAGCTTTTATTATTAGAGAATTATGCGTATTATTAAGTGCTGaagatatttataaaacattaGCAAAAATATTGTTGGAGGAAccaaatttaaattttgcatGTACAATGATACAAACtttaaacgttatactattaACAAGTTCAGAATTATTTGATTTGCGCAATAAACTTAAAGATTTAGATTCTGTA GAAAGTTGCGAATTGTTCAAATGTTTATATGTATCCTGGTGTCACAATCCTGTTGCAACTGTAGCACTATGCCTTTTATCGCAACATTATGAACATGCATGTAATATTATTCGATCATT CGAAAATATAGAAGTAACTGTCGAATTTCTTACTGAAATAGATAAATTGGTACAACTGATCGAGTCTCCAATATTTACTT ATTTGAGATTACAACTTTTAGAAAGGGAAGAAAATGATGCTTTAGTATATGCACTTTATGGTCTGCTTATGATTCTTCCTCAAAGTGAAGCATATGCAACTTTACAAAGACGTTTAGCAGCAATTCCACCAACAACAAAATCTATACCAAAAACAGTATCGAGGCCAAAACCATTTAAAGATACATTTAATTTCTCTGAATTATTGAAACATTTTCACACTACTCAAGAACAACATAAAGAACAAAAACGTAAACAGCGATTAACAAATTTAACAGAAAGAAATACAAGTCATGCAGAcatataa
- the LOC126915584 gene encoding mediator of RNA polymerase II transcription subunit 27 gives MEQLQTALTAIKVLRSSVGQVFDSLGNGLRADHGEENKENKYLLELQELLTTVNVNLRDVEQAVSSLNPPPGPFNLASTTYLSQETTQERQALYSTLVNSYKWTDKVHEYSNVAQVILSQNSLKRSYNTTSRAKRGRIQTSNHNVPQQQVDSLIATFDRLFNDMTVSVSRPFASNVVLHVTLGHVLKGVIAFKGLMIEWVVVKGYGEPMDLWTESRHKVFRKVTENAHAAMLHFYSPTLPELAVRSFMTWFHSLNNLFSDPCKRCGLHLHSALPPTWRDFRTLESYHQECKP, from the exons ATGGAACAGCTACAGACTGCACTGACAGCAATTAAGGTATTACGCTCAAGTGTTGGCCAAGTCTTTGATTCTTTAGGAAATGGACTACGCGCTGATCATggagaagaaaataaagaaaataaatatttgcttGAATTGCAAGAACTTTTAACAACAGTCAATGTCAACCTAAG AGATGTTGAACAAGCTGTAAGCAGTTTAAATCCACCACCAGGGCCATTTAATTTAGCAAGTACTACATATCTTAGTCAAGAAACAACACAAGAAAGACAAGCATTGTATAGTACATTAGTAAATAGTTACAAGTGGACGGACAAAGTTCATGAATATAGCAATGTTGCTCAAGTAATACTTAGCCAGAATTCTCTGAAAAGATCTTATAATACTACTAGCAGAGCAAAAAGAGGTCGAATCCAAACGAGTAATCATAATGTTCCTCAACA ACAAGTTGATTCATTAATAGCCACATTTGATAGACTTTTTAATGATATGACAGTATCTGTATCTCGACCATTTGCATCAAATGTAGTATTACATGTTACCCTGGGACATGTTTTAAAAGGAGTCATAGCATTTAAAGGTTTAATGATTGAATGGGTAGTAGTTAAAGGTTATGGAGAACCTATGGATTTATGGACAGAGTCCAGACACAAAGTTTTTAGAAAAGTAACGGAAAATGCTCACGCTGCTATGTTACATTTTTATTCTCCTACATTACCTGAATTAGCTGTCCGATCATTTATG aCTTGGTTCCATAGTTTAAATAATCTATTTAGTGATCCATGTAAACGTTGTGGTTTACATTTACACAGTGCTTTACCTCCAACATGGAGGGATTTTCGAACATTGGAATCCTATCATCAAGAATGTAAACcataa
- the LOC126915547 gene encoding inhibitor of nuclear factor kappa-B kinase subunit epsilon isoform X1, translating to MSFLRGSTNFVWCTTSVLGKGATGAVFQGVNKNNGEPVAVKTFNQLSHMRPHDVQMREFEVLKKVNHENIVQLLAIEEEQDGRGTVIVMELCTGGSLFNILDDPENTYGLAESEFLLVLEHLTAGMKHLRDNNLVHRDLKPGNIMKFIADDGSTIYKLTDFGAARELQEDQQFVSLYGTEEYLHPDIYERAVLRKPVGKTFGATVDLWSIGVTLYHVATGNLPFRPFGGRRNKETMFYIITKKASGVISGVQTSESGPIEWSRELPQNCQLSIGLKKIVTPLLAGLLEVDPQKMWSFERFFSEVTDTLCRKRIHIFNMHKGSLIKVFLHLEEKLTALQVHIQDQTDIAPHAQIILFGDTFLTNIVEECTPGKGYPNTSESKPLMLFSKENNNVDLPVDSELPKFPVFANLVSVENDASQAKVACSVGYVCKRRIDKLVLCSKLSQDAIEAFSGLVSTELTRLLEKCQHSKDFTKAIEDTVIAIERSENLAWQISRKLGSQNTLEMKNWKKELDLKSKELLTELAPAVVQLHQRYMKEGSLRGEWDNIIRGLWCPWANKASQKASTLVDRLRDGWQHLLRDRATRGLTYNDEQFHVLERIKVTSTGQRIKNLLETFCVPSMISRSECVADWYKMAQTVFLQIQILDKDVDNYEHILETYSYRLSHESKERYENFLHLIDTFPEKLRTIEKTNLPAQESTKKWKNMCVMQERIAMILYKNDLLIDQLDRISKLDSLDDTDDSEYTSL from the exons ATGTCTTTTTTACGTGGATCAACAAATTTTGTATGGTGTACAACTAGCGTTCTTGGGAAAGGTGCTACTGGTGCAGTTTTTCAAGGTGTGAATAAAAACAACGGGGAACCCGTCGCGGTTAAAACGTTCAATCAGCTCAGTCATATGCGGCCACATGATGTACAAATGCGGGAATTTGAAGTCCTTAAAAAAGTAAATCATGAAAATATCGTTCAACTGTTAGCAATCGAAGAAGAGCAAGATGGACGTGGTACAGTAATTGTTATGGAGCTTTGTACTGGAGGCAGTCTCTTCAACATCTTAGACGATCCAGAAAATACTTATGGGCTAGCAGAGAGCGAATTTTTATTAGTCTTGGAACATTTAACTGCTGGAATGAAACATTTACGCGATAATAATTTAGTACATAGAGATTTAAAACCAG GTAATATAATGAAATTCATTGCTGATGATGGTAGTACGATTTATAAACTTACTGATTTTGGTGCTGCCAGAGAATTGCAAGAAGATCAGCAATTTGTATCTTTGTATGGTACGGAGGAATATTTACATCCAGATATATACGAACGTGCAGTCTTACGTAAACCTGTTGGCAAAACCTTTGGAGCAACTGTAGACTTATGGTCCATAGGTGTGACATTGTATCATGTAGCTACAGGAAATTTACCATTTAGACCGTTTGGTGGTCGTAGGAATAAAGAaacaatgttttatattattacaaaaaaagCATCTGGTGTTATATCTGGTGTACAAACTTCTGAAAGTGGACCTATCGAATGGAGTAGAGAATTACCACAAAACTGTCAGCTGAGTATTGgtttaaaaaaaattgtaactCCATTATTAGCTGGTTTACTAGAGGTTGATCCCCAAAAAATGTGGAGTTTTGAACGATTCTTTTCAGAAGTAACTGATACTCTTTGCAGAAAACGTATACACATATTTAACATGCATAAAGGAAGTCTCATAAAAGTCTTCCTGCATCTTGAAGAAAAGTTGACAGCGCTTCAAGTACATATACAAGATCAAACTGATATTGCACCTCATGCTCAGATAATTCTTTTTGGAGATacatttttaacaaatattGTTGAAGAATGTACTCCTGGAAAAGGTTATCCAAATACATCTGAGAGCAAACCATTAATGTTATTTTCTAAAGAAAACAATAATGTTGATTTACCTGTGGATTCAGAATTACCTAAATTCCCAGTATTTGCAAATTTAGTGTCTGTTGAAAATGATGCTAGTCAAGCAAAAGTAGCTTGTTCTGTAGGCTATGTTTGCAAAAGAAGAATCGACAAACTAGTATTGTGTAGTAAACTGTCACAGGATGCGATCGAAGCTTTCAGTGGACTTGTCTCAACAGAACTCACAAgattattagaaaaatgtcaaCATTCCAAAGATTTTACAAAAGCTATAGAAGATACAGTTATAGCAATAGAAAGAAGTGAAAATCTCGCTTGGCAAATTTCTAGAAAGCTTGGAAGTCAAAACACTTTAGAAATGAAGAATTGGAAAAAAGAATTGGATTTGAAAAGTAAAGAGCTTTTGACTGAATTAGCACCTGCAGTAGTCCAGCTTCATCAGAG GTACATGAAGGAAGGTAGTCTGCGTGGAGAATGGGACAATATTATTCGTGGATTGTGGTGTCCATGGGCCAACAAAGCAAGCCAAAAGGCATCAACTTTAGTTGACCGTTTACGAGATGGTTGGCAACATTTATTAAGAGACAGAGCTACTCGTGGTCTCACATACAATGATGAACAGTTTCATGTTCTAGAACGAATAAAG GTTACATCAACGGGACAAAGAATAAAGAATCTTCTTGAAACATTTTGTGTACCATCTATGATAAGCCGATCTGAATGTGTTGCTGATTGGTATAAAATGGCACAAACGGTTTTCCTACAAATTCAAATCTTAGACAAAGATGTAGATAATTATGAACATATATTAGAAACGTATTCTTATCGCTTGTCCCATGAAAGCAAGGAACGTTATGAGAATTTCTTACATTTAATAGACACATTTCCGGAGAAATTAAGAACTATTGAAAAAACTAATTTACCCGCTCAAGAAAGTACAAAAAAATGGAAGAACATGTGTGTCATGCAGGAACGAATTGCAATGATTCTATATAAAAATGATTTACTTATAGATCAACTTGATCGTATATCAAAACTTGATAGTCTAGATGATACAGATGATTCAGAGTATACATCACTCTag